In Cytophagia bacterium CHB2, one genomic interval encodes:
- a CDS encoding T9SS type A sorting domain-containing protein, which yields MNVFQFKFTLSHFINRKGKSAMNSKRKPTALFFLVAITMMAANVAAQDDLTGTWLVKATNTTLGISFESLRTYHAGGTMTEVANERPPSPAHGAWARQGNDYADTMMLFVLDSTGNFIGRVRVRSRITLIGQDSLTQTWEAEFISPAGMVSPNASQGTGRGSRIRLQTVTAVNEAPHHAPASFELLQNYPNPFNPSTTIRFEVARATYVNLKVLDALGREVRTLVERSYGPGSYFQVWDGKDHRNISAPSGTYFLRMNAGGYVDTKKMTLIK from the coding sequence ATGAACGTGTTTCAGTTCAAATTCACGCTCAGTCACTTTATCAACCGAAAGGGAAAATCAGCCATGAACAGCAAAAGAAAACCAACGGCCCTGTTCTTTCTCGTTGCGATTACCATGATGGCCGCAAACGTTGCGGCGCAAGATGATTTGACCGGGACCTGGTTAGTCAAGGCAACAAATACGACTCTTGGTATTTCCTTTGAGTCTCTACGAACCTACCACGCCGGTGGGACCATGACGGAGGTAGCGAATGAACGGCCTCCTTCACCGGCGCACGGAGCGTGGGCGCGGCAGGGCAATGACTACGCAGATACCATGATGCTCTTTGTGCTTGATTCGACCGGAAATTTCATCGGCCGGGTGAGGGTGCGGTCTCGCATAACTCTCATTGGGCAGGATAGTCTCACCCAAACCTGGGAAGCGGAATTCATTTCGCCGGCAGGAATGGTCTCGCCGAATGCTTCGCAAGGAACAGGGCGAGGTTCTCGCATTCGCTTGCAAACCGTGACCGCGGTCAACGAAGCCCCTCATCATGCGCCGGCCTCTTTCGAGCTGCTGCAAAATTATCCCAACCCTTTCAATCCTTCCACGACGATTCGCTTTGAAGTGGCAAGGGCAACGTACGTCAATCTCAAAGTGCTCGACGCGTTGGGCCGCGAGGTGCGCACGCTGGTAGAGCGCAGTTACGGGCCGGGTTCATATTTCCAGGTATGGGATGGAAAAGACCACCGCAACATCTCC